TGTTGATAGGCGGACGCATAGTTGACTCCAACAATGCCGCCCAGAATATCTACTGCGTAGCGGTGACGCCGCAGGAGACCATCAGGCCCGTAGTAGGCGTATTGAACGTTCGTGTGGGTTTCGATGTGATCCGGAAAAGTGATTCGAAGAACTCTCCATGTCTCACCACCCTCATGCCATGCTTCAACTTCCTCAGTCTGAAATCCCGGGTAAGAATAAAGGAAAGGTGCGGTCAAGTATTGCCACATCGCGTAGCCAATGAAGTAACCGGCCTGAAGCTCCGTCCATGGATATCCTGGTCGCTCCATGATGGACTGGCGAGGGTCCTCCAGACGAAGTGGACGTTGCTCTGGAGCGAACAGTGACATCCCGAACGAATCAAATAGCATTCGTTCTTTCGCTGTATCCGAGTGCATCATCACATGTTGGCGTTTGAGCGACAGAGACAGTCTGACGTTAGGCAAAATCGTTGGGACACCTACCTGGGCCCACAGAGAACCCCCTAGAGTTGTGTCCACGATCAGATCGGATAGCTCGCTCCATCGATTCATACCACCATGTGCATCCAATACCAAGTCGAGCAATTTACCTGCCATACTTTACCTCTTCGTTCGTACTAAGGGTCGCGGCGCCACCATCCACGAACCACGTCTTATATCGCAGATGGCAGCCTCTGCCGCCCACACGCACTTTGCAGATTGCGACTTCGATCCGTCCAGTGATACATGATGTCGTCCAACGTTTTCTGGGGTGGTAGTACCTGCTTTGAAATCAGAGTGCTTAGTTCGTCTGGCGCTGGACGAAAGTGCTCCGATGTCGGTCATCCCAGCGAAGGCAACAGCGGCAAGATGCATGCAGCTTGATCGCGCTATGCGGCCACTTCGTTCGTCCTGACAGATCCATCACTTGCGCATTGGAAAGAAGGGGGTTCAAACGGCTTTGGCAAGGCTTGGTTGCCTCTGACCACCGTCCTCCCCCCTATCACATCAGGCACCTGCCGCACCGGAGAAGAGAGCCAGCATATGGTCGTTAAGCCCATTTACAAAGGCATGCTCTGAGGGACCAGGGTTAGCGCGCAACGGCTTTGCCCTCTCAACGACAATCTCGTCTGCGTCAGTGCCCAACACTTGCATGGTTTCCGCAATGAACTCGTCGAGAGGCATTGCCTCAGCTGCTTCCTGGCTGTTCATAAGGTCAGTGCGTACCCATGGAGGAGCGATCTCGAGAACACGCACGCCACTCTTTTCCAGCAAGAATCGTTGAGACAATGCGTACGAGTGCAGAGCCGCCTTGGTAGCGGAATACACTGCGGTCAGCGAGAGCGGCACAAACGCAAGAACTGAAGTGTTATAGATCACGGTTCCCTTCGTTTTCTTTAGCTGATCGATAAGCGCGGATGTCAGACGCACGGGTCCAAGAAGGTTTGTGGTTACCGTTGAGGTGAGCAACTCTTCGTCGATTGCCCCCGCTGCCTGGTCTGGAAGCATGATGCCGGCATTGTTGAAGAGCACGTTGAGATCGGGGTACTTCGCGATAAGCATTGATGCCATGGACTGAATGCTTTTGAGATCGGCAACATCAAGCTCAACCGCTTCCATCCCTGGGTTTGCAGCAACGACGCGATCGAGATGGCCCTTACGACGGCCCGAAATAATGACTTTGTTGCCGAGTTTATGAAGCTGCTCAGCCAAGGCGCAGCCAATGCCGGACCCTCCGCCAGTGATGAAGATCGTGTTTCCGGTTA
This genomic stretch from Granulicella arctica harbors:
- a CDS encoding SDR family oxidoreductase — encoded protein: MKLTGNTIFITGGGSGIGCALAEQLHKLGNKVIISGRRKGHLDRVVAANPGMEAVELDVADLKSIQSMASMLIAKYPDLNVLFNNAGIMLPDQAAGAIDEELLTSTVTTNLLGPVRLTSALIDQLKKTKGTVIYNTSVLAFVPLSLTAVYSATKAALHSYALSQRFLLEKSGVRVLEIAPPWVRTDLMNSQEAAEAMPLDEFIAETMQVLGTDADEIVVERAKPLRANPGPSEHAFVNGLNDHMLALFSGAAGA